Proteins encoded within one genomic window of Bacteroidota bacterium:
- the hslV gene encoding ATP-dependent protease subunit HslV — translation MSNIIRSTTVIGLTHKGKCVMGSDGQVTVGNVIMKHGAKKVRKLYNDTVLAGFAGAAADAFTLFERFEDKLQEYRGNLLRASVELTKMWRTDKYLRHLEALLAVIDKEKALIISGTGEIIEPDDGIVAIGSGGSYALASVRMLVKYSDLSTRQIVEESLKTAGEICIYTNQNITIEEL, via the coding sequence ATGTCAAATATCATACGATCAACAACAGTCATCGGTTTAACTCATAAAGGCAAATGCGTAATGGGCAGCGACGGACAGGTAACTGTCGGTAATGTTATTATGAAACACGGCGCTAAGAAAGTCCGCAAGCTTTACAACGACACTGTACTCGCTGGTTTTGCGGGCGCCGCCGCCGATGCTTTTACTCTCTTCGAACGTTTCGAAGATAAACTTCAGGAATATCGCGGTAACTTATTGCGTGCATCGGTTGAGCTTACAAAAATGTGGCGGACAGATAAGTATCTAAGACATCTCGAGGCGCTTCTTGCCGTTATCGATAAGGAAAAAGCTTTAATAATATCCGGTACAGGCGAAATCATAGAACCCGACGATGGTATAGTCGCTATCGGTTCGGGGGGGAGTTACGCGCTTGCTTCGGTACGCATGTTGGTGAAATACTCCGACCTATCGACACGGCAAATCGTAGAAGAATCCTTAAAGACCGCAGGCGAAATCTGTATCTACACAAATCAGAACATTACAATCGAAGAATTGTAA
- a CDS encoding DUF3109 family protein → MFAIENKIIDERIPYIKFLCDLEVCKGGCCTLRGGKGAPLADSEIIEIENALPVVKKYLEAKSLQEIENNYGIEGSPGNFTTGCIDNKDCVFVYYDRDIAKCAFEKAFFNNEISWRKPISCHLFPIRIANFGGEVVRFEKISECKPAIVNGKKNDMPLYTFLSDALIRKYGARWYKLFRENCELHLKLESEIQA, encoded by the coding sequence ATGTTTGCAATAGAGAACAAAATAATAGATGAACGCATACCGTATATAAAATTTTTATGCGATTTGGAAGTTTGTAAAGGCGGTTGCTGCACTCTGAGGGGGGGCAAAGGTGCCCCGCTCGCAGATTCTGAAATTATTGAGATTGAGAATGCGCTTCCTGTTGTTAAAAAATATTTAGAGGCGAAAAGTTTACAAGAGATCGAAAATAACTACGGCATCGAAGGTTCGCCAGGCAATTTTACAACAGGTTGTATCGACAACAAAGATTGTGTTTTTGTATATTATGATCGCGATATAGCAAAATGTGCATTTGAAAAAGCATTCTTCAACAACGAAATCAGTTGGCGGAAACCTATATCGTGTCACTTGTTTCCGATTCGTATTGCGAATTTCGGGGGCGAAGTAGTTCGGTTCGAAAAAATTTCCGAATGTAAACCGGCAATTGTGAATGGAAAGAAAAACGACATGCCGCTATACACTTTTTTAAGTGATGCTTTGATACGAAAATACGGCGCACGATGGTACAAATTGTTTCGAGAGAATTGTGAGTTACATCTAAAATTAGAAAGTGAGATTCAAGCATAA
- the dprA gene encoding DNA-processing protein DprA, translating into MTTINIKDLLILSYIPGIGHNRLRSLVTHFKNSTDALNSSAKEIINVEGFNKKLAVTISAFKRSGDYHKAEQYAVHQLSKMNKSDGRIITLWDDEYPDLLKKIYDPPCYLFIKGNLKKEDKYSIAIVGTRNPSTYAITMTEKFTQELARLGITIVSGLARGVDSVAHSSALKVGGRTIGVIGSGIDVIYPPENKNLYSRIEQNGGVISEYAMGTKPDAGNFPRRNRIVSGMTLGTIIVETGIDGGAMITANTALDQNRDVFAVPGLITEVRALGCNTLIRDGRAKLITTVDDVLSELSTKLKPLLREVTKHEKKIDVNLSFFEKNIYDTLNDEPIHIDLLAEKSGMSTSDALVNLLSLEFKGLVRQLPGKMFVRL; encoded by the coding sequence ATGACTACAATTAATATCAAAGACTTATTAATTCTTTCGTACATTCCGGGAATCGGGCACAATCGTTTGCGCTCGTTAGTTACTCATTTTAAAAATTCAACAGATGCTTTAAATAGCTCTGCGAAGGAAATAATTAATGTCGAGGGTTTTAATAAAAAATTAGCTGTAACTATATCGGCATTTAAAAGAAGTGGAGATTATCATAAAGCCGAACAATACGCAGTTCACCAACTTTCAAAAATGAATAAATCGGATGGTCGCATAATTACACTTTGGGACGATGAGTATCCTGATTTGCTGAAAAAGATTTACGACCCGCCCTGTTATCTCTTCATCAAAGGTAATTTGAAGAAGGAGGATAAATATTCAATCGCGATTGTCGGAACCCGGAATCCTTCAACATACGCCATTACGATGACAGAAAAGTTTACACAGGAACTTGCCCGATTAGGAATCACAATCGTAAGCGGTTTAGCCCGCGGTGTTGATTCAGTTGCTCATAGTTCAGCATTGAAAGTCGGAGGGAGAACGATCGGAGTGATAGGTTCGGGAATTGATGTTATATATCCACCAGAAAACAAAAATCTATATTCACGTATCGAGCAAAACGGTGGAGTGATTTCCGAGTATGCTATGGGAACGAAACCAGATGCCGGAAATTTTCCAAGAAGAAACCGGATTGTAAGCGGTATGACACTCGGAACTATCATCGTCGAAACAGGTATCGACGGTGGGGCAATGATTACTGCTAATACGGCTCTCGATCAAAACAGAGATGTGTTTGCCGTTCCCGGTTTGATTACTGAAGTCAGAGCTTTGGGCTGCAATACTTTAATCAGAGATGGCAGAGCAAAGTTAATTACAACTGTTGACGATGTGTTATCTGAATTAAGCACAAAACTCAAACCGCTGTTACGCGAGGTAACAAAACACGAAAAAAAAATAGATGTTAATCTTTCATTTTTTGAAAAGAATATTTACGACACATTGAATGATGAGCCAATCCACATCGATTTACTTGCGGAGAAATCGGGGATGTCTACCTCGGATGCACTTGTAAATCTTTTAAGCCTTGAATTTAAAGGACTTGTAAGGCAACTGCCGGGAAAAATGTTTGTGAGATTGTAG
- a CDS encoding type II toxin-antitoxin system HicA family toxin, translating into MPYSAKEVLQKLQRAGFEVRRQSGSHIILRHAEGRQTYVAMHTGDIPIGTFRKILKQANITEEEFKNF; encoded by the coding sequence ATGCCATACTCGGCTAAAGAGGTTCTACAAAAATTACAACGGGCGGGCTTTGAGGTCAGACGCCAATCCGGCTCTCATATAATTTTGAGACATGCAGAGGGAAGGCAAACGTACGTCGCGATGCATACTGGAGATATTCCGATTGGAACATTTCGTAAAATATTAAAGCAAGCTAACATCACGGAAGAAGAATTCAAAAATTTTTAG
- a CDS encoding EutN/CcmL family microcompartment protein, producing MVLSKVIGTIVSTQKNEHLHSHKILITQPIDLEGKLIGRDVLAIDTVNAGVGDTVLVNAEGSSARQILKDEKIPVHSVIVAVVDGFDIVE from the coding sequence ATGGTTTTATCAAAAGTAATAGGCACAATAGTTTCGACGCAGAAGAACGAACATCTGCATTCGCACAAAATTTTAATCACACAACCAATCGATCTTGAAGGCAAATTAATCGGCAGGGATGTGCTCGCAATCGATACTGTTAATGCCGGAGTTGGCGACACTGTTTTAGTTAACGCTGAAGGAAGTTCGGCGCGACAAATTTTAAAGGACGAAAAAATTCCAGTCCATTCAGTTATAGTTGCAGTTGTGGATGGGTTCGATATCGTCGAGTGA
- the glmM gene encoding phosphoglucosamine mutase — translation MSLIVSISGVRGVVGETLTPEVAVLYAKSFAEYCLQKTPQGTKCKIVLGRDGRITGKILTNIISSTLLAMGCDVVAIGVCPTPTVALAVEKSDAIGGIAVTASHNPMQWNGMKFFNHEGLFLDAKEMKDFLEVVNSGYMNYAAWNKIGTHISDTFWIQKHIDTVLQLKCIDVEKIKSRKFKVVLDCINSAGGVIVPPLLKMLECEVVEMNCDVSGIFAHTPEPIPENLTALAQKVRDENADLGIAVDPDVDRLVLITEKGEPLGEEYTIASVVNFVLSREQRAKSPADGGINSEQSVVVNLSTTRAVDEIAKSYNAEVVRTPVGEINVAKKMKEVGAIIGGEGSGGVIYPEAHYGRDAIVGIGLVLQMLAEFGRSLSEYKATLPQYYITKSKVEIGNLNPDKLLNQIIEKFKDEKINTEDGVKIDFADSWVHLRKSNTEPIVRIIAEATNVMEAEQSVKHFKEEILKLSKEH, via the coding sequence ATGAGTCTGATCGTTAGCATATCCGGTGTCCGCGGTGTAGTTGGGGAGACCCTAACTCCCGAAGTTGCAGTGCTTTATGCAAAATCTTTTGCCGAATACTGTCTGCAAAAAACTCCACAGGGAACCAAGTGTAAAATCGTACTCGGCAGAGACGGCAGAATTACTGGTAAAATTTTAACCAACATAATCTCGTCAACTTTGCTCGCTATGGGATGCGATGTTGTTGCAATCGGTGTTTGCCCAACGCCTACGGTTGCACTTGCGGTTGAGAAGTCGGATGCCATCGGTGGTATCGCCGTTACGGCGAGCCACAATCCTATGCAGTGGAATGGAATGAAATTCTTCAACCACGAGGGTTTATTCCTCGATGCGAAGGAGATGAAAGATTTTTTAGAAGTGGTAAATTCCGGTTATATGAATTATGCGGCTTGGAACAAAATTGGAACTCATATATCCGATACATTCTGGATACAAAAACACATCGATACCGTTTTACAACTCAAGTGTATTGATGTTGAAAAAATAAAGAGCAGAAAATTCAAAGTAGTACTTGACTGTATTAATAGTGCGGGCGGAGTAATTGTACCGCCGCTGTTGAAGATGCTTGAATGTGAAGTTGTTGAAATGAACTGCGACGTGAGCGGAATATTTGCACACACTCCCGAGCCAATCCCCGAAAATCTTACTGCTTTAGCACAAAAAGTTCGAGACGAAAATGCAGATCTCGGAATCGCTGTGGACCCGGATGTTGATAGGCTTGTTTTAATTACAGAAAAAGGTGAACCACTTGGCGAAGAATATACAATTGCGTCTGTGGTAAATTTTGTACTGAGCAGAGAGCAGAGAGCAAAGAGTCCCGCCGATGGCGGGATAAACTCCGAGCAAAGTGTGGTTGTGAATTTGTCAACGACGAGAGCGGTGGATGAAATTGCAAAAAGTTATAATGCAGAAGTTGTTAGAACTCCTGTCGGAGAAATTAATGTTGCGAAGAAGATGAAGGAAGTCGGTGCAATTATCGGCGGCGAAGGAAGCGGAGGTGTAATATATCCCGAAGCTCATTACGGCAGGGATGCTATTGTGGGAATCGGGTTGGTGCTGCAAATGCTTGCTGAGTTTGGCAGGAGTTTGTCGGAGTACAAAGCTACATTGCCGCAGTATTATATTACTAAAAGTAAAGTTGAAATAGGGAATTTAAATCCTGATAAACTTCTCAATCAAATTATTGAAAAATTTAAAGATGAAAAGATTAATACTGAAGACGGTGTTAAAATAGATTTTGCTGATTCGTGGGTGCATTTAAGAAAATCGAACACTGAGCCGATTGTGAGAATAATTGCCGAAGCTACGAATGTAATGGAAGCAGAACAATCGGTCAAGCATTTTAAAGAAGAAATCCTTAAATTAAGTAAGGAACATTGA
- a CDS encoding type II toxin-antitoxin system HicB family antitoxin codes for MNFTVIYEKITETNFPEGYYYAHLPTLDLTTHGLGIEGAKNAALDLIKLWIEEKKSNGEKIKPESESLYSFIELEDAILG; via the coding sequence ATGAATTTTACAGTCATCTATGAAAAAATAACTGAGACAAATTTTCCGGAGGGATATTATTACGCCCACCTACCTACACTCGACCTTACAACTCACGGATTAGGCATCGAAGGTGCTAAGAATGCTGCTCTTGATTTAATTAAACTTTGGATTGAGGAAAAGAAATCTAACGGTGAGAAAATAAAACCAGAATCTGAGTCATTATATTCATTTATAGAATTGGAAGATGCCATACTCGGCTAA
- the rpoN gene encoding RNA polymerase factor sigma-54, producing the protein MLKLSQHQKLMMKLTPQQVQYLKLLQLPLLSLEQRIKAELEQNPLLEEGADDEMENPQDEPTEEPPLEASEEVEGVIRTEPEEDKYTFEDFMNDELNGYKTYYEPAPDEDSKEEMPMPADVALTQKLLDQIRLLDFTDEEFLIAEEIIGNIDEDGYLRRPLENIIEDLNLSRDLNITKEQAEKVLFQVHRIDPPGIGARNLQECLIAQLEVSEFDAKLKALAEKILRQHFEHFTMKHFEELAKLLDISIEQLKQVLELIQKLNPKPGEGYITQQQNYIVPDFIIEHDADDIIITLNDRNVPPLRVNKAYKEMMSRRKKNSVNVETKDFIRKRFEAAKWFIASIHQRRDTMMKVMHAIVERQREFFDTGENLKPMIYKHIAEMIGMDISTISRVVNNKYVQNEYGVYELRYFFSDKISTASGEDMANKEVKKKIKKLIESESPDKPYSDDEISKIFKEEGMFVARRTVAKYREQLKVPIARMRRKI; encoded by the coding sequence ATGTTAAAGTTAAGTCAACATCAAAAATTAATGATGAAGCTGACACCCCAGCAGGTGCAGTATCTGAAGTTACTTCAGCTTCCATTGCTCTCTTTAGAACAGCGGATAAAAGCGGAGTTAGAACAGAATCCATTGTTAGAAGAAGGTGCTGACGATGAGATGGAAAATCCGCAAGACGAGCCAACCGAAGAACCGCCGCTTGAAGCATCCGAAGAAGTAGAAGGAGTTATCCGAACTGAGCCGGAGGAAGATAAGTACACTTTCGAAGACTTTATGAACGATGAGCTTAATGGTTACAAAACATATTACGAACCTGCGCCGGACGAGGATTCCAAAGAAGAGATGCCTATGCCCGCCGATGTTGCTCTTACACAAAAATTGCTTGATCAAATACGGTTGTTAGATTTTACAGATGAAGAATTTTTAATAGCTGAAGAAATCATCGGTAACATTGATGAAGACGGTTACCTAAGGCGTCCGCTGGAAAATATAATCGAAGATTTGAATTTGAGCAGGGATTTGAATATTACAAAAGAACAAGCTGAAAAAGTTTTATTCCAAGTCCACAGGATCGACCCACCCGGAATTGGAGCCAGAAATTTACAGGAATGTTTGATAGCACAACTTGAGGTAAGTGAATTCGATGCTAAGCTGAAAGCATTAGCCGAAAAAATTCTGCGTCAGCATTTCGAACACTTTACTATGAAACATTTTGAAGAATTAGCAAAGTTATTGGATATCAGTATTGAACAGTTGAAACAAGTACTCGAACTGATTCAAAAATTAAATCCGAAACCGGGCGAGGGGTATATTACACAGCAACAAAATTATATCGTTCCCGATTTTATTATTGAGCACGACGCCGATGATATCATAATAACTTTAAATGATAGGAACGTTCCCCCGCTTCGTGTGAATAAAGCTTATAAGGAAATGATGTCGCGACGGAAGAAGAATTCGGTTAACGTCGAAACGAAAGATTTTATTCGTAAACGTTTCGAGGCGGCAAAATGGTTTATTGCTTCAATACACCAACGGCGGGATACAATGATGAAAGTAATGCACGCAATAGTTGAGCGTCAGCGGGAATTTTTCGACACAGGTGAAAATTTGAAACCGATGATATACAAGCATATTGCTGAGATGATCGGTATGGATATTTCTACAATCAGCCGCGTTGTGAACAATAAATATGTGCAGAATGAATACGGAGTTTATGAGTTGCGCTATTTCTTCAGTGACAAGATTTCAACTGCAAGTGGTGAAGATATGGCAAACAAGGAAGTTAAGAAAAAGATAAAGAAACTTATCGAATCTGAGTCGCCCGATAAACCATACAGCGATGATGAAATATCAAAAATTTTCAAAGAAGAAGGAATGTTTGTAGCCCGCCGCACAGTTGCAAAATACCGTGAGCAGTTGAAGGTTCCGATAGCGAGGATGAGAAGGAAGATATAG
- a CDS encoding restriction endonuclease, producing the protein MRIPDFQSIMLPLLKFCIDKLEHSTKDTIEYLSKEFNLSDDELSQLLPSGTQYVFYNRVFWAKAHLKMAALIENTKRAHFKITQNGLDLLKTNPPFVNLKTLKVIPEYIEHTKTYKKDRSEKDETETEIASDNDNDLTPEESLEYSYQKIRKSLSQDLLSKIKNLPASFFEKLVIELLVKMGYGGSIKDAGKAIGRSGDEGIDGIIKEDKLGLDVIYIQAKRWEGVIGRPELQKFVGALAGQGAKKGIFITTSYFSKEALDYTPKNETKIVLVDGELLTQYMIDFDLAVSTVSAYQIKKIDLDYFDEE; encoded by the coding sequence ATGCGAATTCCAGATTTTCAAAGTATAATGTTGCCATTATTAAAATTTTGTATTGATAAACTAGAGCATTCTACCAAAGATACCATTGAATATCTGTCGAAAGAGTTCAATCTAAGCGATGATGAGTTATCCCAACTTCTTCCAAGTGGCACACAATATGTGTTTTATAACCGTGTCTTTTGGGCAAAAGCACATCTAAAAATGGCTGCTTTAATTGAGAACACTAAACGCGCTCATTTCAAAATCACTCAAAACGGCTTAGACTTACTAAAAACCAATCCCCCTTTTGTTAATTTAAAAACTTTAAAGGTGATTCCAGAATATATCGAGCACACAAAAACGTATAAAAAAGATCGATCTGAAAAAGATGAGACCGAAACTGAGATTGCATCTGATAACGATAACGACCTCACACCAGAAGAGAGTTTAGAATATTCTTACCAAAAAATTAGAAAGTCCTTATCTCAAGATTTGTTGTCAAAAATTAAGAACCTCCCTGCATCTTTTTTTGAAAAATTAGTTATTGAGTTACTAGTCAAAATGGGCTACGGTGGTTCAATAAAGGATGCTGGCAAAGCAATTGGCAGAAGTGGGGATGAAGGAATCGATGGAATAATTAAAGAAGATAAACTTGGCTTAGACGTAATTTATATCCAAGCAAAGAGATGGGAAGGCGTAATCGGTAGACCTGAATTGCAAAAATTCGTTGGCGCATTAGCCGGACAAGGCGCTAAGAAAGGAATATTTATAACTACTTCTTATTTTTCTAAAGAGGCTTTGGATTATACTCCTAAAAATGAAACAAAGATTGTTTTGGTTGATGGAGAACTGTTAACTCAATATATGATTGATTTTGATTTAGCTGTTTCGACTGTATCTGCCTATCAGATTAAGAAAATTGATTTAGATTATTTCGATGAAGAATAA
- a CDS encoding YCF48-related protein, which produces MLKILDKYLVFLFLIVFYTINNSAQTGWYRQTPPLQNNTLRELTFYNSNYGFAIGENGTILRTLDRGATWTTLTSITSHTLNDIIFLDSLNIIGVGNSGTIIKTSDGGYTWTFQSSGTSINLLGVHFNSIDTGIVVGENGTYLQTTNSGQMWLSQNIVQPYFSLTDVLFLNKNNVIIAGPEGFILKSTDAGNNWYNINFDSTVILNHLSFIDSLKGFAVGGNITFRTINGGNNWTAQNSGTPHVLNDVFTIDSLTAVAIGNYGTIIQTTDGGLNWIDHSINQDYNLYGVQYLDKNKGVAVGTNGLIIYTTDGGINWTNPNVQIMNNLYDVYFFNQSTGIAVGEYGMIVRTTDGGSNWKRIRNWIGRHLYGISYMNNNGIIVGDCETILRTTDSGTSWTIQSSDSISGTARTYYGLYFINEDTGYVVGSSGTIKYTTDNGITWSAQESNITFDLNDIYFTKSNIGFSVGKNGTILHTTNKGIEWIDRQSNTQNDLNSVAFANNIIGTIIGSGGTILRTSNGGDSWFIQTSFVTEDLFAVQYISEMVGFIIGDNGLILRTSDGGQNWIKQTSGVANPLLGISFTDVNTGTVVGMDGIILRTTTSGLYVENPNNNYYPTDFSLGQNYPNPFNPLTVINYQLPMDNYVTLKVFNILGQEVATLVNEFKKMGSYEVIWNAAGLSSGIYFYKLQTDSFVEVKKMILIR; this is translated from the coding sequence ATGCTTAAAATCCTTGATAAATATTTAGTATTTTTATTTTTAATTGTCTTTTATACTATAAATAATTCAGCACAGACCGGCTGGTACAGACAAACCCCTCCTCTTCAAAACAATACATTACGAGAATTAACATTTTATAATTCAAATTATGGGTTTGCAATTGGAGAGAATGGTACTATTTTGAGAACCCTTGACCGTGGTGCTACTTGGACTACACTAACGAGTATTACTTCACACACTTTAAATGATATAATTTTTCTTGACTCTTTAAACATAATTGGAGTCGGCAACAGTGGGACAATTATTAAAACATCCGATGGCGGCTACACTTGGACATTTCAATCGAGCGGGACATCGATAAATCTATTAGGAGTTCACTTTAATAGCATTGATACAGGTATTGTAGTCGGTGAGAATGGCACATATCTTCAGACAACAAACAGTGGACAGATGTGGCTTTCACAAAATATTGTACAACCTTATTTCTCGTTAACCGATGTTTTATTTTTAAATAAGAATAATGTTATCATCGCCGGACCCGAAGGATTTATTTTGAAATCCACAGACGCGGGTAATAACTGGTATAATATTAATTTCGATTCTACAGTTATATTAAATCATTTATCTTTTATAGATTCACTAAAAGGTTTTGCTGTTGGTGGAAATATCACTTTTCGTACTATCAATGGTGGTAATAACTGGACTGCACAAAATAGTGGCACACCACACGTTCTAAATGATGTATTTACAATTGACTCGTTAACTGCAGTTGCAATAGGAAATTACGGAACAATAATACAAACCACAGATGGCGGGTTAAACTGGATCGACCATTCAATTAATCAAGATTATAACCTTTATGGAGTTCAGTATCTAGATAAGAATAAAGGTGTGGCTGTCGGTACAAACGGATTAATAATTTATACGACAGATGGAGGAATCAACTGGACAAATCCAAACGTTCAGATCATGAACAATCTTTACGATGTATACTTTTTCAATCAGAGTACTGGGATAGCTGTAGGTGAGTATGGAATGATTGTTCGCACTACAGATGGCGGCTCAAACTGGAAGCGGATACGAAACTGGATAGGAAGACATCTTTATGGAATATCCTACATGAATAATAATGGGATAATCGTTGGTGATTGCGAGACAATACTACGGACAACAGATTCAGGTACGTCGTGGACAATTCAAAGCAGCGACTCAATTAGCGGCACGGCAAGAACATATTATGGACTTTACTTTATAAATGAAGATACCGGATACGTTGTCGGATCAAGCGGAACAATAAAGTATACAACTGACAATGGTATTACTTGGTCGGCTCAAGAAAGCAATATAACATTCGACCTTAATGATATTTATTTCACAAAATCAAACATTGGCTTTTCTGTGGGAAAAAATGGGACAATTCTTCATACGACAAATAAAGGAATTGAATGGATAGATCGACAAAGTAATACACAAAACGATTTGAATAGCGTGGCCTTTGCGAATAACATAATTGGAACAATTATCGGTAGCGGGGGAACAATCCTACGAACATCAAACGGAGGTGATTCGTGGTTTATACAAACCAGCTTTGTTACTGAAGATTTGTTTGCTGTTCAATATATCTCGGAAATGGTTGGCTTTATCATTGGCGATAACGGGCTTATTCTTCGGACTTCTGACGGCGGTCAAAATTGGATAAAACAAACTAGCGGTGTAGCAAATCCACTTCTTGGAATTTCTTTTACAGATGTGAATACCGGGACTGTCGTAGGAATGGATGGAATTATATTACGCACTACCACGAGCGGATTATATGTTGAAAACCCAAACAACAATTATTACCCAACAGATTTTTCATTAGGTCAAAATTATCCTAATCCATTCAACCCGTTGACAGTTATCAATTATCAATTGCCAATGGATAATTACGTAACATTGAAAGTGTTCAATATTTTGGGACAAGAAGTAGCAACACTGGTTAATGAATTCAAAAAAATGGGTAGTTATGAAGTTATATGGAATGCCGCCGGTTTATCCAGTGGAATTTACTTTTACAAGTTACAAACCGACTCGTTTGTAGAGGTCAAGAAAATGATATTGATTCGCTAA